The following are encoded together in the Streptomyces tsukubensis genome:
- a CDS encoding DUF4230 domain-containing protein → MPQEMSRRSGRNGPPWWVKVLTTVVALVVVVLLAIRFALIPGLGDLFEEDTNDRSGPALLKSIQDMSRYQATSGNFQVVVDLEKDTKFLPDALRGSRTLYVGAGSVGSYVDLGHLGKGDVKVNDDRTKATIHLPHAELAKPALNPDRSYAVSKQRGLLDRLGDFFSDNPGGEHAVQSLAAKHIGEAAKESGLTSRAEKNTTSMLEGLLHSLGFDQVTVTYGK, encoded by the coding sequence ATGCCGCAGGAGATGTCCAGGAGGAGCGGGAGGAACGGCCCGCCCTGGTGGGTCAAGGTGCTCACCACCGTCGTGGCCCTTGTCGTCGTGGTGCTGCTCGCCATTCGGTTCGCCCTCATCCCGGGGCTCGGCGATCTCTTCGAGGAGGACACCAACGACAGGTCGGGGCCCGCGCTCCTCAAATCCATCCAGGACATGAGCCGCTACCAGGCCACGTCCGGCAACTTCCAGGTCGTCGTGGACCTGGAGAAGGACACCAAGTTCCTGCCCGACGCGCTGCGCGGCTCACGGACCCTGTACGTCGGCGCGGGCAGCGTCGGCTCCTACGTCGACCTCGGCCACCTGGGCAAGGGCGACGTCAAGGTCAACGACGACAGGACCAAGGCCACCATCCACCTGCCGCACGCCGAACTCGCCAAACCCGCCCTGAACCCCGACCGTTCGTACGCCGTCTCCAAGCAGCGCGGACTGCTCGACCGGCTCGGCGACTTCTTCTCCGACAACCCGGGCGGCGAACACGCCGTCCAGAGCCTCGCCGCCAAGCACATCGGGGAAGCGGCCAAGGAAAGCGGCCTGACCTCACGGGCGGAGAAGAACACCACCAGCATGCTGGAGGGACTGCTGCACTCCCTGGGCTTCGATCAGGTCACCGTGACCTACGGCAAGTGA